Genomic window (Gemmatimonadaceae bacterium):
AGATGTTGCTGTTGCTGCGCCGGCGTGGGCGGCGCATTCGCCGAGGTGTCCTTGGGCACCGGCGGCCCGCCCTTGGGCACCTCCACCACGTCCAACTGCCAGCGGCGCCCGTCCGTGAACTGGAGCCCGTACCAGCCGAGCAGTTCCTTGTAGTCCAGCTCGCCGGTCGTATCGAGCGCGTCGGCCAGCCACTCGCTCTGATCGCTGCCCGCGACCTCGCTCACCAGAGCGCGGAACTGGGGGTCGGTATACCCGGCCGTGCCCGAATAGCGCTGATAGGCCAGCCGCATCACGTCGTCCAGGCTCTTCGCGCCGTTGGTCACCGATCGGAGGTGCGCGTCGAGCAGCAGTCCCACCACGGCGCCTCTCGCCACCCAGTCGAGCGCGCGGCCGGGCCTCGACGGCTTGCCGGCGTCGAGCGACGCTGCCGTGAGCGACTGCGCGCGGCGAGCGGGATCATTCTGGGCCCGCGCGATGAGGCTCGAAACCCGGTCCAGAAAATCCTGTTGGGGGGCCAGGCCGGCGCGCTCGAGCAGCAGCTCGCCGTAGTAGGTGCCCAGGCCTTCGGTGATCCAGCGGCTGGGCGACGCCGGGCGCGCATCGTAATCGGGCGGCGCGAACTCGGCGGGGTGGAGCCGCGTGCCGTTGAAGGCGCGGAAGTAGCCGCGGGCCGCGTCGCCCAGCCACGTCTGGCGCGCCTCCGGCGTATCGAGCACGTCGGGAGCGGCGCTCAGTACCGTGGCATTGAGGTGTCCGGGCTCGCCCGCTCCACGCCGGAAGATATTAAAGAACTCATAACGCGGATAGGGCAGGAACCCCCAGAACCGCTGCACCTCCACCACCAGCCGGAGCAGGGCGCGGCCGGCGCGTTCGCCGCTGAAGCCGGCCGGGGCGCCGACGTCCACCAGCATGTGGGTGGCGCCCGCCACGTCGAACTGCACCGTTTCGAGCCGTCCGGCCACGATGGGCGCGTCGGCCAGCTCGGCGTAGCTCGACGCGCGGTAGTGGTCGGGCGCGCGGTCCGCCGCCGTGTCGAGCGAGCTGAGCGACGTCCATCCGGCTGGCAGCGCGAGCGCCACGTGCGCCGGGAGTTCGCTGGCCGACGCCGTGGAGAGGTACGTGGCGCGCCCGTTGAGCACCATCTCGCTGTCGCCCACCCAGTTGCCGCCGGCGTCGCGCCCGTCGGCGCGCAGCCGGTAGGTCACGGTCACCGTCGCCGCCCCGCGCGTCTCCACTTGCCAGTGATTGGTGCGCGTGCGATGCACGGGCAGGGGCGCGCCGTCGGCGGCGCGCGCCGAGACGCTGTCCACGCGGGTCGCGTGATCCTCGGCGGCGTAGATGCCCGGCGTCCAGGTGGGGATGAACAGATCGAGCGCGGGTTGCGCGCCCGTCGGGAATTGCGCGCGTACGTGCGCGAAGTGCCGGGCCGGCGCGGGCAGGGAGATCGAATAGTCGATCGCCTGGACGCCCTGCGCACGCGCCTGATGCGCCGCGGCCAGGGCAACGACGGCGGCCGCGCACAGGCGGCCGAGGGATTGCGGAACGGGCACGGGTGTGGATGCGAGGTGTGGTAGGTGCAAGAATGCTCGCGCAAGTGGCGCCACGCCAGGGCCGGAGCGCGCGCCCGTATACCGCCAGGGGCGGCCGGTCCGTAGATTCCCGCGCCATGCGCTATCCAACCGTGTCTCGCGACATCCTCGACGTCGTGGGCCAGACGCCGCTCGTGGCCCTCGACCGCCTGACGGCCGGCCTGCCATCGCGAATCCTGGCCAAGCTCGAGTCCGCCAACCCCGGGCTCAGCGTCAAGGACCGCCCCGCGCTGCAGATCATCGTGGACGCGGAGCGGGCCGGGCTCATCGAGCCCGGAGACACCGTCATCGAGCGGACGAGCGGCAACATGGGCACCGGGCTCGCCATCGCCTGCGCCCTCAAGGGCTACAAGCTGGTGGTCGTGATGTCGGCCGGAAACACGCTGGAGCGGCAGAAGGCCATCCGCGCACTGGGCGCCAGGGTGGTGCTCGTGCCGCAGGTGACCGGGAAGCCGGGGCAGGTGACGGGCGACGATCTCAAGCGCGTGGAAGTGGTGACCAACGAGCTGACGCGCAAGCTCGAGGCGTTTCGCGCCGACCAGTTCAAGAATCCGAGCAGCGTCAAGGCGCACTTCGCCGGCACCGGTCCCGAGATCTGGAAGCAGACCAGGGGCGAGGTGGACGCATTCGTGAGCATGGTGGGCTCGTCGGGCACGTTCACCGGCGTGTCGCGCTACCTCAAGAAGCAGAACCCGAAGGTGAAGTGCGTGGTGGTGGAGCCCGTGGCGGCGTCCATTCTGTCCGGTAAGCGCAAGCATCCCGGCCGCCACAAGTTGCAGGGGGTGGGCTACATGGAGATCCCGCAGCTCTACGAGCCGGCGCTCGTCGATGAGTTTATCAGTATAGGCGACGCCGAAGCCATGCGCACCGCGCGGAAGCTGGCGAAGACCGAGGGGATCCTGGCCGGGTTCACCAGCGGGGCGAACGTGGCGGCGGCGCTCAGAATCGCCAAGCGTTCCAAGACGCCGCTCACCATCGCCACCATCATCACCGACTCGGGGCTCAAGTACTTCAGCACCGACCTGTACGAGTAGATCGAACTTCGCCGGAGGAAGCCCGGTTGGTCGAGCATCCGTAGGCCGAGCTCGCCGTGTTGGGCGCGAAAAAGCGGGGGCTTTCGCCCCCGCTTCTTCGCTGGCTGACTACCCAACCGTCCTTCTCACCTGACCCTCGGCCCTCCATCTTCGCCCGCCGAGGTCGTGAGCCGGACGAGATTGCCGCCGTCGGCGGTCATGCTGAACAGCTCGAGGTCGCCCCCGGTGCTGGGTCGCTTCGACATGAACAGGATCCGCCCGTCGCGGGTCCACGCCGGCGCGCGGCTCAACCAGGCGCTCGCCAGGTCGGCGGCGGCCTTCGGTGTCAGGTTCACCTGGTTGCTGCCGTCCGCGTTCATCACGTACACGGCGGGATAGCCGTCGCGATTGCTCATGAACGCGATCATCGTTCCGTTCTGCGACCACGGCGCCATCTGGTTCAGCGCCGCCGCGCCCGGCGTCATGTCCGTTTCGCTCCCGTCCGCCAGGTTCAGCACGTACACGTGCCCCGCCGAGGTGCTGCCGCGGCGGAAGGAGAGCTTCGTGCCGTTGGGCGACCACTCGGGCCACATGTCGTCGCTCGCGCATTCACAGTCCGTCACCTGGGCGAGGCTCGCGTCGCGAAGATCCATCACGTAGATGTGGTAGTAGGCAGCGCCGTCGCGTTTGCTTTGGAACGCGATCTCGTGCCCGTTGGGGGACCATCGCGCCCAGTCGTCGAGCGCGCCGGCTGCGTAAGTCAGGTCCACCGGGTCGCCGCCCGCCGTGCTCATGCGGAAGATGTGAGTGCCGCCGTCGCGGTTCGACGTGAACACCACGTCGCGCCCGTTCGGCGAGATGTCGGGCCACTGGTCCTTCCACGCGCCGCTCGTGAGCGCAACCGGATCGCTGCCGTCGGGATTCATCAGATAGATGTGGAGGGTGCTGCCCCCGTCCCGCGCAGAGTAGAAGGTAAGGCTTTCCCTGGGGCCCACGGGCTGTGCGCTCATGGCGGCGCGTGTTCCCGCCGGAGCGGTGGCTGGCTGCTCGGCGCACCCCACGACGAGCGCAGCGGCGAGGGCCGCAGAAATGCTGACGACTTTCATCGGAATCCTCCACGGTAGTTGGTCACCCATTGATGGGCGGCGCCGGGAGACACGTCACCGTGTCTCTATCCACCGGCCGAACGCGCCCCTATACTAAAAAGTCCATATCACCCCGATTTCCCGTTCGTTTCTCCCCCCAAGGAACGGGATGTTCAGACTGCAGCTCTTCGGCGGGGCGACCCTGTCGGGCGCTCCTGGCGTGCTCACCGGACGCGTTGCGCAGCGCCACCGGATGGCCCTGCTTGCGCTGCTGGCGGACGCCGGCCCGTGCGGCATGAGCCGCGACAAGCTCCTCGCGTGCCTCTCGCCCGATCTGTGCACCGAGCGGGCGCGGCATCTTCTCTCGAACTCGCTCTATCTGCTGCGTCACACGCTGGGCGTGGACGCCGTGCTCGGCGCCTGCGACATGCTGCGCTTCGATACCGCGATCGTCGGCGTGGACATCGTGGACTTCAACGCGGCGCTCGCTCGCGGCGACCGTCGGACGGCGGTGGACCTCTACGCCGGTCCCTTCCTGGACGGGTTCTTCCTCAAGGGCTCTTGCGAGTTCGAGCAGTGGGCGGCCGAGGCGCGCGACCGGTTCGCCGGCGCATGTCTCGCCGCGCTCGAAGCGCTGGCCGAAGCCGCTGCGGCGGCCGGTGATCTCCGCGCCGCGTCGATCTGGTGGGGGCGCTGCGCGTCGCACGACCCGTGCAGCTCGCGGATCGCGCGGCGATTCATGCTGTCGCTCGCCGCCGAGGGAGACGCGGCGGGCGCGGTGCGCCACGCCCGCGCGCATGCGCTGCTGGTCCGACAGCGGCTGGACATGGAGCCGCACCCGGACGTGCTTGCGTTAGTCGAGCAACTGCGCGCGCGGTGAGCGGGTCCGACTCACCGTTGCACCGACTTACCGACTCGGAGCGCCGCGCCCCCCGCCTCGTGCCCCACGCCCACCCCTGCCACCCCGCCCCCTGCCGCGCGCAGGAGGCGCCTCCTCGATTCCCGCGGCCTTCAAATCAGCCGCCAACTTCGGGATTTCCACCGTCCGCAGCTTTGCCAGCGCGGCGTCCTGCTTCTTCAACTCCGCCGGCAGCCCAGCGAGATCGGTCCGCTGCTCCGCCGTGGGATCGAACGTCACGTTCAACAGATAGCTCATCCCCTGCACCTTCTGCTGAATCGTGCGCACGAATGGCGTGTCCGGCGTCGACTCCTCGGCGCCGCCAAACCCTCCCTGGCCCGGGCAGCGCGGACCTGCTGCACCGCCGCGGCCCCCGAATGCGCCGCCTCCGAATCCACCCCGTCCG
Coding sequences:
- a CDS encoding cysteine synthase family protein gives rise to the protein MRYPTVSRDILDVVGQTPLVALDRLTAGLPSRILAKLESANPGLSVKDRPALQIIVDAERAGLIEPGDTVIERTSGNMGTGLAIACALKGYKLVVVMSAGNTLERQKAIRALGARVVLVPQVTGKPGQVTGDDLKRVEVVTNELTRKLEAFRADQFKNPSSVKAHFAGTGPEIWKQTRGEVDAFVSMVGSSGTFTGVSRYLKKQNPKVKCVVVEPVAASILSGKRKHPGRHKLQGVGYMEIPQLYEPALVDEFISIGDAEAMRTARKLAKTEGILAGFTSGANVAAALRIAKRSKTPLTIATIITDSGLKYFSTDLYE
- a CDS encoding DPP IV N-terminal domain-containing protein, whose translation is MKVVSISAALAAALVVGCAEQPATAPAGTRAAMSAQPVGPRESLTFYSARDGGSTLHIYLMNPDGSDPVALTSGAWKDQWPDISPNGRDVVFTSNRDGGTHIFRMSTAGGDPVDLTYAAGALDDWARWSPNGHEIAFQSKRDGAAYYHIYVMDLRDASLAQVTDCECASDDMWPEWSPNGTKLSFRRGSTSAGHVYVLNLADGSETDMTPGAAALNQMAPWSQNGTMIAFMSNRDGYPAVYVMNADGSNQVNLTPKAAADLASAWLSRAPAWTRDGRILFMSKRPSTGGDLELFSMTADGGNLVRLTTSAGEDGGPRVR
- a CDS encoding bacterial transcriptional activator domain-containing protein, which codes for MFRLQLFGGATLSGAPGVLTGRVAQRHRMALLALLADAGPCGMSRDKLLACLSPDLCTERARHLLSNSLYLLRHTLGVDAVLGACDMLRFDTAIVGVDIVDFNAALARGDRRTAVDLYAGPFLDGFFLKGSCEFEQWAAEARDRFAGACLAALEALAEAAAAAGDLRAASIWWGRCASHDPCSSRIARRFMLSLAAEGDAAGAVRHARAHALLVRQRLDMEPHPDVLALVEQLRAR